From a single Nostoc edaphicum CCNP1411 genomic region:
- a CDS encoding DMT family transporter: MVENKLSLTEEKPDKASNILPIITVIIALLALSSTAIFIKIAVNEMSAVATLFNRLWIATIIFGLWSGINQARTQIKDDEPVLPQQRYPIKEIAFLIAVGLVHVIGRLSWTWSLTQTGAANANALGSLNPLFTTLGGWLFFNQIFGRKFILGLILAIVGAIAVGFEDLLRSNNNFTGDAVALMSSIFYAANFLLIEQIRNKFSIITILVWRCVIATSLMIPVVLIFEKQVFPVTLSGWLVVFALAAICEALGHGLIVYSLKTFSSGFISLLLLLNPVIVAVLAWILFSENLSIFNLLGLALILGGIYLAISNKESIRSSVSPPIQSPAESES, from the coding sequence ATGGTAGAAAATAAATTAAGCCTAACAGAAGAAAAACCTGATAAAGCTTCAAACATCCTGCCGATAATCACAGTAATAATTGCATTATTAGCTTTATCTTCAACAGCAATATTTATTAAAATTGCTGTTAACGAAATGAGCGCTGTTGCTACATTATTTAATCGCTTATGGATAGCGACCATTATCTTTGGATTATGGAGTGGAATTAACCAAGCCCGGACTCAGATTAAAGACGATGAACCTGTATTACCACAGCAGCGTTATCCAATCAAAGAGATAGCTTTCTTAATAGCAGTGGGTCTAGTACATGTAATCGGTAGATTATCTTGGACTTGGTCGCTAACTCAAACTGGTGCTGCTAATGCTAATGCGTTAGGTAGTCTGAATCCGCTATTTACTACATTAGGAGGATGGCTATTTTTTAATCAAATTTTTGGACGCAAATTTATTCTCGGTCTGATATTAGCAATAGTGGGTGCGATCGCAGTTGGGTTTGAAGATTTATTACGCTCTAATAATAATTTTACAGGTGATGCAGTTGCCCTGATGTCATCTATATTTTATGCAGCAAACTTTTTACTTATCGAGCAAATCCGCAATAAGTTCTCAATTATTACCATCCTCGTTTGGCGCTGCGTGATCGCAACTTCATTGATGATTCCAGTAGTCCTAATCTTTGAAAAACAAGTTTTCCCAGTTACTTTATCGGGGTGGTTAGTAGTATTTGCCCTAGCTGCTATTTGTGAAGCATTGGGGCATGGCCTAATTGTATACAGCCTGAAAACTTTTTCTTCAGGATTTATCTCTTTGCTGTTGTTACTCAATCCAGTGATTGTTGCTGTTCTTGCTTGGATACTTTTCTCGGAAAACTTGAGTATTTTTAACTTGTTAGGATTAGCTCTAATTTTAGGGGGTATATATCTAGCAATTTCTAATAAAGAATCTATCCGATCTAGCGTTAGTCCACCCATCCAATCTCCAGCAGAAAGTGAATCTTAA
- the dapF gene encoding diaminopimelate epimerase — protein sequence MAIEFTKYHGLGNDFILIDNRSSSLPVVTPEQAIKLCDRHFGIGADGVIFALPGENGTDYTMRIFNSDGSEPEMCGNGIRCLAGFLADLEGESRNKDSYRIHTLGGVMTPQLLSDGQVKVDMGLPRLLASEIPTNLAPAQEKVISQPLEVAGKTWDVTCVNMGNPHCITFVEDVAAIELESIGPKFEHHPAFPQRINTEFIQVVRRDYLKMRVWERGAGITLACGTGACASLVAGVLTGKCDRTATIELPGGPLEIEWSELDQRVYMTGPAEKVFTGKL from the coding sequence ATGGCAATCGAATTTACTAAGTATCATGGTCTAGGCAACGACTTTATTTTGATTGACAATCGCTCGTCATCCTTGCCTGTAGTGACTCCAGAGCAAGCCATCAAGTTGTGCGATCGCCACTTTGGCATCGGTGCTGATGGTGTAATTTTTGCCCTACCTGGAGAAAACGGCACTGACTACACCATGCGGATTTTTAATTCCGATGGTTCAGAACCAGAAATGTGTGGCAATGGTATTCGTTGTTTAGCTGGCTTTTTGGCAGATTTAGAAGGGGAATCCCGGAATAAAGATTCATATCGGATTCATACTTTGGGTGGTGTAATGACTCCCCAACTCTTATCTGATGGTCAAGTTAAAGTAGACATGGGTTTACCCAGGTTACTCGCTAGTGAAATTCCGACTAATCTTGCACCCGCCCAAGAAAAAGTAATTTCTCAGCCGTTGGAGGTGGCGGGGAAAACTTGGGATGTCACGTGTGTAAATATGGGAAATCCTCACTGCATTACCTTTGTGGAAGATGTCGCAGCAATTGAATTAGAAAGCATCGGCCCAAAATTTGAGCATCACCCAGCTTTTCCCCAACGCATAAATACCGAATTTATTCAAGTAGTACGCCGTGACTATTTGAAAATGCGGGTGTGGGAACGGGGTGCTGGGATTACATTAGCTTGTGGGACTGGTGCTTGCGCTTCTTTAGTGGCTGGAGTGTTAACTGGAAAATGCGATCGCACCGCGACTATAGAATTACCGGGTGGCCCCTTGGAAATTGAGTGGTCAGAATTAGACCAACGAGTTTATATGACAGGCCCGGCTGAGAAGGTATTTACAGGTAAACTGTAA
- a CDS encoding Hfq-related RNA-binding protein, which produces MLTEFDTTLPSIRQVQNLIKQTTPVELKLLTGDVLTGKVLWQDPQCICIADENSQQSTVWKQAIAYIKPKTS; this is translated from the coding sequence ATGCTTACCGAATTTGACACCACTTTACCCAGTATTAGACAAGTCCAAAACCTGATTAAACAAACAACGCCAGTGGAATTAAAGCTGCTGACTGGTGATGTGTTGACAGGAAAGGTTTTATGGCAAGACCCACAGTGTATCTGTATTGCTGATGAAAACAGTCAGCAAAGCACTGTTTGGAAACAAGCGATCGCATACATCAAGCCGAAAACAAGTTAG
- a CDS encoding ABC transporter substrate-binding protein, whose translation MFKLLRYVSIFLIVVCLLFACHAWTPTELKRPPLKIPFGYFVGEYPGIIAQEKGFFKAQGVDVELIHKRYIQLEQANFSAGKYDGISLALGSFIILSATNPDMQGVIVIDESTGADVIVTQPKIKTITDLKGKKLGANLGGFSEVFVTEMLKTANLTSDDVNLVKLEASEIPQRLKNNTIQAGHTWEPHLFEAMKLGGHILFTSKKTPGLILDLIIFRGETIRDRPEDIRAFVRGWLQAASYWKANVQEGNAIISKALKIPSNTISLEGVNLTDLSENQKLFQSSNPNSIYKTAKIYADFFIRSGNMNRIPELKNLFNSSFLNPPS comes from the coding sequence ATGTTTAAACTTCTCAGATACGTTAGCATTTTTCTCATTGTTGTCTGTTTGCTATTTGCGTGTCATGCTTGGACACCGACCGAATTAAAACGCCCTCCCTTGAAAATACCATTTGGATATTTTGTTGGGGAGTATCCAGGCATCATTGCTCAAGAAAAAGGGTTCTTCAAAGCCCAAGGGGTAGATGTAGAACTAATTCATAAACGATACATCCAATTGGAACAAGCAAATTTCAGTGCGGGTAAGTATGATGGTATTTCATTGGCATTAGGAAGTTTTATAATCTTGAGCGCCACAAATCCAGATATGCAAGGCGTGATCGTTATAGATGAATCAACAGGAGCAGATGTAATAGTCACCCAACCAAAAATTAAAACGATCACTGACTTGAAAGGGAAAAAGCTCGGTGCAAATCTAGGCGGTTTTAGCGAAGTTTTTGTGACTGAAATGTTGAAAACTGCTAACTTAACCAGCGATGATGTTAACTTGGTTAAATTAGAGGCTTCAGAAATTCCTCAACGCCTGAAAAATAATACTATCCAAGCCGGACACACTTGGGAACCCCATCTTTTTGAAGCTATGAAATTAGGGGGACATATCCTATTTACCAGTAAAAAAACCCCTGGCTTGATTTTAGATTTGATTATCTTTCGCGGTGAAACAATTCGCGATCGCCCCGAAGATATTCGTGCATTTGTGCGAGGATGGCTGCAAGCCGCGAGTTACTGGAAAGCAAATGTTCAGGAAGGAAACGCTATCATCAGCAAAGCGTTAAAAATTCCTAGCAATACAATCTCTCTGGAGGGAGTAAACCTAACTGATTTAAGTGAAAATCAAAAATTATTTCAATCTAGCAACCCTAATTCTATCTACAAAACTGCCAAGATATACGCAGACTTTTTTATTCGCTCTGGAAACATGAATCGGATTCCTGAACTAAAAAACTTGTTCAATTCTTCCTTCTTGAACCCTCCCTCCTAG
- a CDS encoding diguanylate cyclase domain-containing protein, which yields MQRYLLSSIRTKLIASFLIVALVPLLLLTFINKQTTEKALTDNAKQALSAAANETANRIDAFIDGNLNAVRVEAILPGLARYLSLNPKQRDDSPEMQLATETLIRLSRKDMLNVLSYSLLDLNGKNVLDTQTANIGKDESVQNYFKKPLQTGFSFVSSMKQSPTILDLITIFFSSPVRNAKGDILGVLRVSYNATVVQQLVTRETERAGAKSFATLLNENNIYLAHSAAPELLFQSIVPLPDDVVTQLQQEGRLSNYPVKELATNEFKLKQALDNKQSYLIASLPATGNQVNLIAIARLKYKPWSVLFAQPLAVALAPVEKQIRDAMFLFAIIASVVTIIAFAIGQLLTKPIIYLTNIVFQFTTGNLDIRAKISSKDEIEQLAKSFNNMALQLQTSFETLEQRVQERTAELVIAKEKAEDANQKLEKLVNLDGLTQVANRRCFDGRLQAEWKRLAREQQPLSLILLDVDKFKSYNDYYGHLGGDDCLIRIAQTVQQTVYRPADLVARYGGEEFSVLLPNTDLAGSIKVAQNIQQAIHDQAIPHAQSDVKNIVTLSLGITCVIPTCDIKPDTLIASADKALYNAKQKGRDRYCTN from the coding sequence ATGCAGCGCTATCTTTTGAGCAGCATCCGTACAAAGTTGATCGCCTCGTTTCTCATTGTTGCTTTGGTTCCGTTGCTGTTATTGACATTTATCAACAAACAGACAACTGAAAAAGCACTAACTGACAACGCGAAACAAGCCCTATCTGCGGCGGCTAACGAAACTGCTAACAGAATAGATGCTTTTATTGATGGAAATCTCAATGCCGTGCGTGTAGAAGCGATTTTACCAGGTTTGGCACGCTACCTCAGCCTAAATCCAAAACAGCGAGATGATAGTCCCGAAATGCAATTGGCGACAGAAACATTAATCCGTCTCAGTCGCAAAGATATGCTCAATGTTCTCTCATACTCTTTGCTTGACTTAAACGGGAAAAATGTATTGGATACACAAACAGCGAATATTGGCAAAGATGAATCAGTTCAAAATTATTTTAAAAAACCGCTACAAACTGGGTTTTCCTTTGTTTCTAGTATGAAGCAATCGCCAACAATTCTTGACCTTATTACCATCTTTTTTAGCAGTCCGGTTCGCAATGCTAAGGGAGATATATTGGGTGTATTGCGTGTTTCATACAATGCTACTGTTGTTCAGCAATTAGTAACTAGAGAAACTGAACGGGCTGGGGCAAAATCATTTGCTACTCTTTTAAATGAAAATAATATTTATTTGGCACACAGCGCTGCACCAGAACTGCTTTTTCAATCAATTGTGCCTCTGCCTGACGATGTTGTGACTCAACTGCAACAGGAAGGGCGTTTGTCTAATTATCCTGTCAAAGAATTAGCAACTAATGAGTTTAAGCTTAAGCAAGCATTGGATAATAAACAATCGTATTTAATTGCATCTTTGCCAGCAACAGGTAATCAGGTTAATCTGATTGCGATCGCTCGTTTAAAATATAAACCTTGGTCTGTGTTGTTCGCACAGCCTCTTGCTGTTGCCCTAGCACCTGTAGAAAAGCAAATTCGTGATGCAATGTTTCTATTTGCAATTATCGCTTCAGTAGTTACAATCATCGCTTTTGCCATTGGGCAACTGCTAACAAAGCCAATAATTTATCTTACCAATATAGTTTTCCAGTTTACCACAGGTAACTTAGATATCCGCGCCAAAATTAGCTCAAAAGACGAAATAGAGCAACTGGCAAAATCGTTTAACAACATGGCACTTCAATTACAAACATCTTTTGAAACTTTAGAACAACGGGTACAGGAGAGAACAGCAGAATTAGTAATTGCTAAAGAAAAAGCAGAAGATGCAAATCAGAAATTAGAAAAACTGGTAAATCTAGATGGTTTGACTCAGGTGGCTAACCGTCGCTGCTTCGATGGACGACTGCAAGCAGAATGGAAACGCCTTGCACGAGAACAACAACCCCTGTCACTGATTTTATTAGATGTTGATAAATTCAAATCTTACAACGACTACTATGGTCATCTTGGAGGCGATGATTGTCTAATCAGAATAGCGCAAACAGTGCAACAGACAGTTTATCGTCCTGCTGATCTCGTGGCGCGTTATGGTGGAGAAGAATTTTCGGTACTCCTCCCCAATACTGACTTAGCGGGATCAATCAAAGTCGCACAAAATATTCAACAAGCAATCCACGATCAGGCCATTCCCCATGCACAGTCTGATGTCAAGAATATCGTTACCCTTAGTTTGGGTATTACTTGTGTCATACCCACTTGCGACATCAAGCCAGATACACTCATCGCTTCAGCCGATAAAGCACTCTACAATGCTAAACAAAAGGGTCGCGATCGCTATTGTACTAATTAG
- a CDS encoding cation:proton antiporter: MQEDFRLIVDLVLVLGVAACGGLLAALLRQPVLLGYLIGGMIIGPAGLGLIKELIQVETLAQFGVAFLLFALGVEFSFAELKKVKAIALGGGGLQIALTILVTVLVCGLTGAWGALPAKGMFLGCILSLSSTAVVLKCLMERNETETPHGQVMLGILVVQDLALGLMLAVLPALNQPAETIGITVLTALASIGLFAAGAVAAGIWLIPPLLRLLARTESKELFLLGVVALCLGIALLTEHLGLSIEMGAFVAGLMISEVEYADQTLTYVEPLRDIFASLFFAAIGMLIDPVFLWNNLELILGLVTLVFVGKFLIITPLVKLFRYPLKTAIIAGLGLAQIGEFSFVLASEGQSLGLVSRQIYLLILGTTAVTLMLTPFVLRLVPFLFNFAESMPWLKPYLEEQEARDVSEDLPFKDHVVVCGYGRVGKNLVKLLLQHDLPVVVIDQSESRIQQLREAGVSYVYGNCVSLHVLETAGVNHAKGMAIALPDPMSTRLCLKRALELRPELDLVVRATQDKNIEVLYQLGAREVVQPEFEASLEMATYLLTGLGLLSPAVVQREMQQIRNDHYLDLRPELSATEVARDLRQATLDLNQRWYPLPDNSPLIGMSIEEADMRYLTGASLMAIRRANGDEIDYPSNQTRLEKGDRLLVVGADEELAALAEFAKGQAAVPGENSACQWVTVNADAPTLGKTLADLDIAKQFGVQVQAIRRDGKFIRYPDGGMDLRVGDQVLLCGGLTGLSQLEQLFAIATSIPLIKNQI; this comes from the coding sequence GTGCAAGAAGATTTTAGGTTAATTGTTGATTTAGTTTTAGTTTTAGGCGTTGCAGCCTGTGGCGGATTACTGGCAGCACTTTTGCGACAACCCGTGCTGCTGGGGTATCTCATTGGCGGAATGATCATTGGGCCAGCCGGACTGGGATTGATTAAAGAACTTATTCAAGTAGAAACTCTGGCACAGTTCGGGGTTGCCTTTTTATTATTCGCTTTGGGTGTGGAATTTTCCTTTGCGGAACTCAAGAAGGTAAAAGCGATCGCTCTTGGTGGAGGTGGACTCCAGATTGCTCTGACGATTTTGGTTACAGTTTTAGTCTGTGGGCTAACAGGAGCCTGGGGAGCCTTACCTGCTAAGGGGATGTTTTTGGGGTGTATTCTGTCCTTGTCTTCTACAGCCGTTGTCCTCAAGTGCTTGATGGAGCGCAACGAAACAGAAACGCCTCACGGGCAAGTGATGCTAGGGATTTTGGTAGTCCAAGACTTGGCACTGGGACTCATGTTAGCAGTCTTACCAGCCCTCAACCAACCAGCAGAAACCATTGGTATCACCGTGCTAACAGCCCTAGCTTCGATTGGTTTATTTGCCGCTGGCGCAGTAGCAGCAGGAATTTGGCTGATACCACCTTTGTTGCGACTGTTAGCCCGGACTGAAAGCAAAGAACTATTTTTATTAGGGGTTGTAGCTTTATGTTTGGGCATTGCTCTGTTGACAGAGCATTTGGGACTGTCCATTGAAATGGGGGCATTTGTCGCCGGTTTGATGATTTCTGAGGTGGAGTATGCCGATCAAACTCTGACTTATGTCGAACCCCTGCGAGATATCTTTGCCAGTTTATTTTTTGCTGCCATTGGGATGTTAATTGACCCAGTGTTTTTGTGGAACAACCTGGAATTGATTTTGGGGTTGGTGACACTAGTTTTCGTTGGGAAATTTTTGATTATCACGCCCTTAGTGAAACTGTTCCGCTATCCTTTGAAAACAGCCATAATCGCGGGTTTGGGATTGGCGCAAATTGGGGAATTTTCCTTTGTTCTCGCTAGTGAAGGGCAGTCTTTGGGGCTGGTGTCCCGACAAATATACTTATTAATTTTGGGAACTACCGCAGTCACTCTCATGCTTACTCCCTTTGTATTGCGGTTAGTACCATTTTTATTTAACTTTGCTGAATCAATGCCTTGGTTGAAACCATACTTAGAGGAACAAGAGGCGCGAGATGTGTCGGAAGATTTGCCCTTCAAAGACCATGTGGTAGTCTGTGGCTATGGACGAGTCGGCAAAAATTTGGTGAAATTGTTGCTGCAACACGACCTACCTGTAGTAGTAATCGACCAATCAGAGAGTAGAATTCAGCAGTTGCGTGAGGCTGGGGTGTCTTATGTTTATGGCAATTGCGTCAGTTTACACGTTCTGGAAACTGCTGGCGTGAATCATGCCAAAGGAATGGCGATCGCACTTCCAGATCCCATGAGTACTCGTCTTTGCTTGAAACGCGCTTTGGAATTGCGCCCAGAATTAGATTTGGTTGTCCGTGCTACCCAGGATAAAAATATTGAGGTGCTGTATCAATTGGGAGCTAGGGAAGTTGTACAACCAGAGTTTGAAGCCAGCTTAGAAATGGCAACCTATTTATTAACTGGCTTAGGCTTGTTGTCGCCAGCTGTCGTCCAACGGGAAATGCAGCAAATCCGCAACGATCATTATTTAGATTTGCGCCCAGAGCTTTCTGCAACCGAAGTCGCCCGCGATTTGCGCCAAGCAACTCTCGATTTAAATCAGCGCTGGTATCCTCTCCCAGATAATTCGCCCTTAATTGGTATGAGCATAGAAGAAGCAGATATGCGCTACTTAACAGGAGCGAGTTTGATGGCAATTCGCCGCGCTAACGGCGATGAAATCGATTATCCCAGTAATCAAACCAGATTGGAAAAAGGCGATCGCTTACTGGTAGTGGGAGCAGATGAAGAACTGGCGGCTTTGGCAGAATTCGCTAAGGGACAAGCGGCTGTTCCCGGAGAAAATAGTGCTTGTCAGTGGGTTACAGTCAATGCAGATGCGCCAACACTAGGTAAAACCCTTGCAGATTTAGATATCGCCAAGCAATTTGGAGTACAGGTACAGGCGATCCGACGAGATGGCAAGTTTATCCGCTATCCTGATGGCGGCATGGATTTGCGAGTCGGCGACCAAGTATTGTTATGTGGTGGACTCACAGGTTTGAGTCAATTAGAGCAGCTATTTGCGATCGCCACTTCAATACCCCTGATCAAAAATCAAATATGA
- a CDS encoding SDR family NAD(P)-dependent oxidoreductase, whose amino-acid sequence MKHLEGKVALVTGATRGIGRGIAIGLGEAGATVYITGRSLNNSSSDAVSGSLGDTQLAIEEVGGVCIPVQVDHSDDEQVRLLFDRIQDEQDGQLDLLVNNAYSGVQALRDAYGQPFWDCEPGLWDASNNVGLRSHYVASVFAARMMTKRNSGLICTISSWGSMSYIFNTAYGVGKAACDRLAADMAVELKPYNVASVSIWPGIVGTELFARFASEMNQTNETDQKNSLISVGVARRRHRYNWETPLLTGRVIAALACEPNVIRRTGRVQIVAELAKKYGIVDENGDQPASLRSLRFVLPAALPVLRQYSWLIPDIKVPWSLLLLNALGSPKI is encoded by the coding sequence ATGAAACACCTTGAAGGTAAAGTGGCGTTGGTCACAGGTGCTACGCGGGGAATTGGTAGGGGAATTGCGATTGGACTTGGTGAAGCAGGTGCAACTGTATACATTACAGGTCGCAGCCTCAACAACTCTTCCAGTGATGCGGTTTCAGGAAGTCTTGGTGACACTCAATTAGCTATTGAGGAAGTCGGTGGTGTATGCATTCCCGTTCAAGTAGACCACAGCGACGATGAACAGGTACGTTTGCTGTTCGATCGCATTCAAGATGAGCAGGATGGACAACTCGACCTACTGGTAAATAATGCTTACTCAGGAGTTCAGGCATTAAGAGACGCTTATGGGCAGCCCTTTTGGGATTGCGAACCAGGTCTTTGGGATGCTAGTAACAATGTTGGTCTTCGTAGCCATTATGTTGCGAGTGTTTTTGCAGCCCGAATGATGACTAAGCGTAATTCTGGACTAATTTGCACCATTTCCTCGTGGGGCAGTATGTCTTATATTTTTAATACAGCTTATGGTGTTGGTAAAGCTGCTTGCGATCGCCTAGCTGCTGATATGGCTGTTGAGTTAAAGCCTTATAATGTTGCTTCTGTTTCAATTTGGCCGGGGATTGTTGGTACTGAGCTTTTTGCCCGTTTTGCTTCGGAAATGAATCAAACCAATGAGACTGACCAAAAAAACTCATTAATTAGCGTAGGCGTAGCCCGTCGTAGACATCGTTATAACTGGGAAACTCCCTTATTAACTGGACGGGTGATTGCTGCACTTGCTTGTGAGCCAAATGTTATCCGCCGTACAGGACGTGTGCAGATTGTTGCTGAACTGGCTAAGAAATATGGAATTGTCGATGAAAATGGCGATCAGCCTGCATCGCTACGTTCTCTACGTTTTGTGCTGCCAGCTGCATTGCCTGTACTAAGACAATACTCATGGCTCATACCTGATATTAAAGTGCCGTGGTCACTGCTATTATTGAATGCTCTCGGTTCGCCTAAAATTTAA
- a CDS encoding RNA-guided endonuclease InsQ/TnpB family protein — MLHKVVQVRLYPSVEQEIQLAQTFGCARWWWNYALNKSIETYKETGKGLGRAALNAFLPALKKAEETMWLSDCYSQVLQAITLNLTTAYKNFFEKRAGFPKFKSRHGKQSIQYPQNVKIVDGNVKLPGNIGIVKAKIHRTIEGKIKTVTVSKTPSGKYLASILTELEGENPIISEGKIYGIDLGLKHFAIVTDGEKISKYDNPKHLAKHEKNLNRKQKKLARKVKGSNSRNRYRKVVAKVYERVSNSRQDFLHKLSYKLVSDSQAVIVENLNVKGMVRNHKLAKSISDVGWGTFTNFLAYKLERKGAKFVEIDRWFPSSKLCQKCFYQIGEMPLDVREWTCPHCNTHHDRDANAAINIRAEGIRMIKAEGSAVSAVGGEVSPTLGRKSKFRHSPMITEAPTSTVLGKLG; from the coding sequence GTGTTACACAAGGTTGTACAAGTCCGTTTATATCCGTCAGTTGAGCAAGAAATACAACTAGCGCAAACTTTTGGGTGTGCTAGATGGTGGTGGAATTATGCTCTGAATAAATCTATTGAGACTTACAAAGAGACGGGTAAAGGGCTTGGACGTGCTGCACTTAACGCATTTCTTCCTGCACTCAAAAAAGCTGAAGAGACGATGTGGTTATCTGATTGTTACAGCCAAGTTTTACAGGCTATAACACTTAACCTAACTACGGCGTACAAAAACTTTTTTGAGAAACGTGCTGGATTTCCTAAATTCAAATCTAGACACGGAAAACAGTCTATCCAGTATCCTCAAAACGTCAAGATTGTAGATGGCAATGTTAAACTTCCTGGCAATATTGGGATAGTCAAAGCCAAAATACACAGGACTATTGAGGGGAAAATTAAAACTGTTACTGTAAGCAAAACGCCTTCTGGTAAATATCTTGCATCTATCCTGACTGAGTTAGAGGGTGAAAACCCAATTATTTCAGAAGGTAAGATATATGGTATTGATCTAGGCTTGAAACATTTTGCTATTGTTACTGACGGTGAGAAAATCTCTAAATATGATAATCCTAAACACCTTGCCAAACATGAGAAAAATCTCAACCGTAAGCAAAAGAAATTAGCGCGTAAAGTAAAAGGGAGTAATTCGAGAAATAGATACAGAAAAGTTGTTGCTAAGGTGTACGAGCGAGTTAGTAATTCGCGGCAGGATTTTCTACATAAACTTAGTTATAAGTTGGTCAGCGATAGCCAAGCTGTCATAGTAGAAAATCTTAATGTCAAAGGCATGGTTCGTAATCACAAATTAGCGAAATCAATATCTGATGTTGGATGGGGGACATTCACTAACTTTTTAGCTTACAAACTGGAACGCAAAGGTGCAAAGTTTGTTGAAATTGATAGGTGGTTCCCCAGTTCCAAGCTCTGTCAAAAATGTTTCTACCAAATAGGTGAGATGCCATTAGATGTCCGTGAATGGACTTGTCCCCACTGCAATACTCACCATGACCGTGACGCGAACGCCGCGATAAACATTAGAGCAGAAGGAATCAGAATGATAAAGGCGGAAGGTTCAGCCGTCTCTGCTGTAGGAGGGGAGGTAAGTCCTACTCTTGGGCGAAAGTCTAAGTTTAGGCACTCCCCAATGATTACAGAAGCCCCAACTTCAACCGTACTCGGTAAGTTGGGGTAG